From the genome of Pseudomonadota bacterium, one region includes:
- a CDS encoding tetratricopeptide repeat protein, with amino-acid sequence MGAGPSFAPLALGLLLAGAAQAGPRYQKTEVKVVAGGRHFTAAQRPVAKAAAPALAAEAFRHAIQSKVARLNDTAIATLKQLIKVTDENDAEKPDYFFRLAEHFRDKKSEYMFRARELDERIFVASTPAEKDRIKARQKQFEQLEQQWMLGAIKLYLTVANTPAYAKYPRMDEVLYNLADMLNQAKRHDRARVFFGELIRNYPQSRYLPDAYLSFAEHYFNEGDVEEALRRYEQVARYKDSALYGYAIYKQAWCWINLNDPRRALELFLRVIREGDQFAGTAKSKLMLVREAKKDLVRAYAMVGTPERAWPFFQRVGGDAAPMMLERLGEIYYDQGKFSASITIFKQLIGLQPQSASLCVWQHNIVRAALSGLGKTEQVLEVKRLAAVHELLRRQARLPASVVAQCRERAAGTLRELATLWHNEAQKTLNNDTYALAEQLYQQYLTSFPQEKDHYAMAFFYAELLFKLERWEQAADAYTVVVALEPRGKYLKESAYAAVIAWKNALNVAEEVKDHDASAPGEKFEPRPIPANQQKMLVAFDTYLKHVPDAPERPAILYRKARTYYEHNHFAEAVDGFAQVLEQYPAHELAVYAANLLLDALNILKRYDDIADWVERMNRIPQLATSELKETLARIRREIKRKQLEDYQERGRYRQCGEGYAQLASDYPDDARWPELAFNAALCFEAAKLIGQAISIRQKLIEVAPKDPLAQRAMYMIGANFHALAWYSRAAEWYERFAKEFPGEKEAPEALQNAIVFRLGRAEYELAQKDIEFFAKSYGKRPQYAARTAQVVFSLGQRFEQRNDLEGVIKYYGDYLRDWGRYGGVDRQIVAHVKIGRALWRASCPVGGLNGACIKMDRVRSKRTVRKAAGGKSRGVELRKQCGPETKNRITVVDRNGAKVRQAQGHLAEALTLGRRAGITRAAADADQEEAGRREQAMRHALAEARFLQAEAQLEAFLALEFPTDLDFSEGDARRKQASVRAFRKYLDSKGKLLERARQSYQDTIQLRESDLAIAAAARIGQLFQNFADALYTAPVPKPAIPPALRGGAARDEFVTVFTDAYCDTLEDKARPLEEKAVQGLDACLSKSTELSWYNEWSQLCEQELNQIKPAEYPMASEVRPEPGYLSARADRAGVITVIR; translated from the coding sequence ATGGGCGCTGGTCCATCCTTCGCGCCGCTCGCGCTGGGACTACTGCTGGCCGGCGCGGCGCAAGCGGGCCCACGTTACCAGAAGACAGAGGTCAAGGTCGTAGCGGGCGGGCGGCACTTCACCGCCGCGCAGCGGCCCGTGGCCAAGGCCGCAGCCCCGGCGCTCGCGGCCGAGGCGTTCCGCCACGCGATTCAGTCGAAGGTCGCGCGGCTCAACGACACCGCGATCGCTACGCTCAAGCAGCTGATCAAGGTCACCGACGAGAACGACGCCGAGAAGCCCGATTACTTCTTCCGCCTCGCCGAGCACTTCCGCGACAAGAAGAGCGAGTACATGTTTCGCGCGCGCGAGCTCGACGAGCGCATCTTCGTCGCGTCGACGCCCGCCGAGAAGGATCGGATCAAGGCGCGGCAGAAGCAGTTCGAGCAGCTCGAGCAACAGTGGATGCTCGGCGCGATCAAGCTCTACCTGACGGTGGCCAACACCCCCGCCTACGCCAAGTATCCGCGGATGGACGAGGTGCTCTACAACCTCGCCGACATGCTCAATCAGGCCAAGCGCCACGACCGAGCGCGGGTCTTCTTCGGCGAGCTGATCCGCAACTATCCCCAGAGCCGGTACCTCCCGGACGCGTACCTCTCCTTCGCGGAGCACTACTTCAACGAGGGTGACGTCGAGGAGGCGCTGCGGCGCTACGAGCAGGTGGCCCGCTATAAGGACTCCGCGCTCTACGGCTATGCGATTTACAAGCAGGCCTGGTGCTGGATCAACCTCAACGATCCGCGGCGCGCCCTCGAGCTCTTCCTCCGCGTCATCCGCGAAGGCGACCAATTCGCTGGGACCGCCAAGAGCAAGCTGATGCTCGTGCGTGAGGCGAAGAAGGACCTCGTGCGCGCCTACGCGATGGTTGGCACGCCAGAGCGGGCCTGGCCCTTCTTTCAGCGCGTGGGCGGCGACGCGGCGCCGATGATGTTGGAACGGCTGGGCGAGATCTACTACGACCAGGGCAAGTTCAGCGCCTCGATCACCATCTTCAAGCAACTGATCGGCCTGCAGCCGCAGAGCGCGAGCCTCTGCGTCTGGCAGCACAACATCGTGCGGGCCGCGCTCTCGGGTTTGGGCAAGACCGAGCAGGTGCTGGAGGTCAAGCGCCTCGCAGCCGTCCACGAGCTCCTGCGCCGTCAGGCGCGGCTGCCGGCGAGCGTCGTCGCGCAGTGCCGCGAGCGCGCGGCGGGCACGCTGCGCGAGCTGGCGACCCTCTGGCATAACGAGGCGCAGAAGACGCTGAACAACGACACCTACGCCCTGGCGGAGCAGCTCTACCAGCAGTACCTGACCAGCTTCCCGCAGGAGAAGGACCACTACGCGATGGCCTTCTTCTACGCCGAGCTGCTCTTCAAGCTCGAGCGCTGGGAGCAGGCCGCCGACGCCTACACCGTCGTCGTCGCGCTGGAGCCGCGCGGCAAGTACCTCAAGGAGTCGGCCTACGCGGCCGTCATCGCCTGGAAGAACGCGCTCAACGTGGCGGAGGAGGTCAAGGACCACGACGCGAGCGCGCCGGGTGAGAAGTTCGAGCCGCGTCCGATTCCGGCCAACCAGCAGAAGATGCTGGTGGCCTTCGACACCTATCTCAAACACGTCCCGGACGCACCTGAGCGGCCCGCGATTCTCTATCGCAAGGCGCGCACCTACTACGAGCACAACCACTTCGCTGAGGCGGTAGACGGCTTCGCCCAGGTGCTGGAGCAGTACCCCGCGCACGAACTGGCGGTCTACGCGGCCAACCTGCTGCTCGATGCGCTCAATATCCTCAAGCGCTACGACGACATCGCCGACTGGGTCGAGCGCATGAACAGGATTCCCCAGCTGGCGACGAGCGAGCTGAAGGAGACGCTGGCGCGGATTCGGCGCGAGATCAAGCGCAAGCAGCTCGAGGACTACCAGGAGCGCGGACGCTACCGGCAGTGCGGCGAAGGCTACGCGCAGCTCGCCAGCGACTATCCCGACGACGCGCGCTGGCCCGAGCTCGCCTTCAATGCGGCGCTCTGCTTCGAGGCCGCGAAGCTGATCGGACAGGCCATCAGCATCCGGCAGAAGCTGATCGAGGTGGCGCCCAAGGACCCCTTGGCGCAGCGCGCGATGTACATGATCGGCGCGAACTTCCATGCGCTTGCCTGGTACAGCCGGGCCGCCGAGTGGTACGAGCGCTTTGCCAAGGAGTTCCCCGGCGAGAAGGAGGCTCCAGAGGCGCTGCAGAACGCGATCGTCTTCCGCCTCGGCCGCGCCGAGTATGAGCTCGCCCAGAAGGACATCGAGTTCTTCGCCAAGAGCTACGGCAAGCGGCCGCAGTACGCGGCGCGCACCGCGCAGGTCGTCTTCTCGCTCGGCCAGCGCTTCGAGCAGCGCAACGACCTGGAGGGCGTGATCAAGTATTACGGCGACTACCTGCGTGACTGGGGTCGCTATGGCGGGGTGGACCGCCAGATCGTCGCGCATGTGAAGATCGGCCGCGCGCTCTGGCGCGCCTCCTGTCCGGTGGGCGGACTCAACGGCGCCTGCATCAAGATGGATCGTGTTCGTTCGAAGCGCACCGTGCGTAAGGCGGCTGGCGGCAAGAGCCGCGGGGTCGAGCTGCGCAAGCAGTGCGGGCCCGAGACCAAGAACCGCATCACCGTGGTCGACCGCAACGGCGCCAAGGTGCGCCAGGCGCAGGGGCACCTCGCCGAGGCGCTGACCTTGGGACGTCGGGCGGGGATCACGCGTGCCGCCGCAGACGCGGATCAGGAAGAGGCCGGTCGGCGGGAACAAGCGATGCGTCACGCTCTCGCCGAGGCGCGCTTCCTCCAGGCCGAGGCGCAGCTCGAGGCGTTCTTGGCGCTCGAGTTCCCCACCGACCTCGACTTCTCCGAGGGGGACGCACGCCGCAAGCAGGCCTCGGTGCGCGCCTTCCGCAAGTATCTCGACAGCAAGGGCAAGCTGCTCGAGCGCGCCCGCCAGAGCTACCAGGACACGATCCAGCTCCGCGAGTCCGACCTGGCGATCGCCGCGGCGGCCCGCATCGGCCAGCTCTTCCAGAACTTCGCCGACGCGCTCTACACGGCCCCGGTGCCCAAGCCGGCGATCCCGCCGGCGCTGCGCGGCGGCGCGGCGCGCGACGAGTTCGTCACGGTCTTCACCGATGCCTACTGCGACACGCTCGAGGATAAGGCCCGCCCGCTCGAGGAGAAGGCGGTGCAGGGGCTCGACGCCTGCCTCAGCAAGTCGACAGAGCTCTCCTGGTACAACGAGTGGTCCCAGCTCTGCGAGCAGGAGCTGAACCAGATCAAGCCCGCGGAGTATCCGATGGCGTCGGAGGTCCGCCCTGAGCCGGGCTACCTCTCCGCTCGCGCGGACCGTGCCGGCGTAATCACGGTGATACGGTAG
- a CDS encoding tetratricopeptide repeat protein codes for MIAAKQRSSGRGSSGRGVLIALSVAAACGPTRPAPVHPAAIAARPSATALPVVPRRHSKAEEQARTAFLAAVKDYSAAARPLDRERCGALAQRFGAVYDEHQLVEARFNVAALTEECGDTKTADRLYAELLQAHAGYGPALNNRGRLALLAGQRAEAAEFFRQAVAVGSSDGYVNIALLQRERALAGDEAALREAVDNIHRALAVDSYNIQAYDTLATLVFDRAKTNADLEIARLICVQAIKQRPDYAPVYNVLGLVLLRMDEVTRALRQFKQAVELDERFIEAQMNIGAIALGFRDYKTAEQSFTKVLALNPDAPTRFQATIGRGVAYRGQRRFDEALAQYRAAEALDANHPAVAFDIGVLLQDYLFDGSDADKGIAQLRQARTLLQRFAAASSDPGKRADALRRIRNIEELLPMIEEQQRLQAAPQKQP; via the coding sequence ATGATCGCCGCAAAGCAGCGAAGCTCGGGGAGAGGTTCATCGGGGCGCGGCGTGCTGATCGCGCTATCAGTTGCTGCCGCGTGCGGGCCGACGCGGCCGGCGCCCGTGCATCCGGCGGCGATCGCGGCGCGACCGAGCGCGACGGCCCTGCCGGTGGTGCCCCGGCGCCATTCGAAGGCCGAGGAGCAGGCGCGCACGGCCTTCCTCGCCGCCGTCAAAGACTACAGCGCCGCCGCGCGGCCGCTCGACCGCGAGCGCTGCGGAGCGCTGGCGCAGCGCTTCGGGGCGGTCTACGACGAGCACCAGCTGGTCGAGGCGCGCTTCAACGTCGCCGCGCTGACGGAGGAGTGCGGCGATACGAAGACGGCCGACCGGCTCTATGCGGAGCTGCTGCAGGCGCACGCGGGCTATGGCCCCGCGCTGAACAACCGCGGTCGGCTGGCCCTCTTGGCCGGTCAGCGCGCGGAGGCCGCCGAGTTCTTCCGACAGGCAGTCGCGGTGGGGAGCTCGGATGGCTACGTGAATATCGCGTTGCTCCAGCGCGAGCGGGCCTTGGCCGGCGACGAGGCCGCGCTGCGTGAGGCCGTGGATAATATCCACCGCGCGCTGGCCGTCGATTCCTACAACATCCAGGCCTACGATACCCTGGCGACGCTGGTCTTCGACCGAGCCAAGACCAACGCCGACCTCGAGATCGCCCGGCTGATCTGCGTGCAGGCGATCAAGCAGCGGCCCGACTATGCACCGGTCTACAACGTGCTGGGGCTGGTGCTCCTGCGGATGGACGAGGTCACCCGTGCGCTGCGGCAGTTCAAGCAGGCGGTCGAGCTCGACGAGCGCTTCATCGAGGCGCAGATGAACATCGGCGCGATCGCGCTCGGCTTCCGCGATTACAAGACGGCGGAGCAATCCTTCACCAAGGTGCTGGCGCTCAATCCGGATGCGCCGACGAGGTTCCAGGCGACCATCGGGCGTGGCGTGGCCTACCGTGGCCAGCGCCGCTTCGACGAGGCGCTGGCCCAGTATCGGGCCGCCGAGGCGCTCGACGCCAACCATCCCGCGGTCGCCTTCGATATCGGTGTGCTGCTCCAGGATTATCTTTTCGACGGCAGCGACGCCGATAAAGGGATCGCGCAGCTACGTCAGGCTCGGACGCTGCTGCAGCGCTTCGCCGCGGCTTCGTCGGATCCAGGGAAACGGGCCGACGCGCTTCGTCGTATCAGAAATATCGAGGAGTTGCTGCCGATGATCGAGGAACAGCAACGGCTCCAGGCCGCGCCGCAGAAGCAGCCCTAG
- a CDS encoding TonB family protein — protein sequence MMATNLPLTFAIERTGAAPREQRLLVSVPGAVKIGTLDSSQLRLDDDQVARMHAVIEVNGPDDLQLMDLGSGSGTLLRGVRVTKVKLEEGVEFTLGSTRLRLRVGAPQPVAVERPAAAAPAPTGLPLSPGLRLPQGYAAASATLGAGAALPAGTARVEGGAWGAGSGGSEQSDAARAVEITTMFEETVLSVRHLDNPAGGHATASTYAVITGGALLVLAALAVAVAGYGGLGALLLPLGVAVGLYGAIRLEDDRRSPDFTLGSVPGADVNLVDAAVPAERFPLVRADGRDYALLFTAQMGGDVTIGGERLELNRLAGGAKVRPVPEFGATFAYPIPPQARIKVDIGATTFLINSVQPARRLASPFGQQLDWLPTFGVSAAAHLLLLFLVFAVPPDAKALSLDLFDADNELVKYLIKAPERKDEDLPEWLKAKKGPQDAGGKGQRHKGDEGKMGSKTSKNRRGLYGLKGPKDNPDPHLARELAEHQAKTAGVLGLLGSPSGSHLASIFGRDTALGTDAEDVMGGLIGDQIGEAYGAGGLGLVGTGRGGGGTGEGTIGLGALGTIGKGGGGGDGAGYGTAAGRLAGRTASVPIVQAGQAEVRGALDKEIIRRVIRAHINEVKFCYSQALQTDEDLGGRVVIEFTIAANGTVVASRVQTSTLGNARVDQCIADAVRRWPFPKPKGGGIVIVSYPFVLQAAGG from the coding sequence ATGATGGCGACCAACCTTCCCCTGACCTTCGCGATCGAGCGAACCGGCGCCGCGCCGCGTGAGCAGCGCTTGCTGGTGAGCGTGCCCGGCGCGGTGAAGATCGGCACCCTCGACTCCTCGCAGCTCCGCCTCGACGATGACCAGGTCGCCCGCATGCATGCGGTGATCGAGGTCAACGGTCCCGACGATCTGCAGCTGATGGACCTTGGCAGCGGTAGTGGCACGCTCTTGCGCGGCGTCCGCGTCACCAAGGTCAAGCTCGAGGAGGGCGTCGAGTTCACGCTCGGCAGCACGCGGCTCCGCCTGCGGGTTGGCGCCCCACAGCCGGTCGCGGTCGAGCGGCCCGCCGCCGCGGCGCCGGCGCCGACAGGGTTGCCGCTCTCGCCCGGCTTGCGGCTGCCGCAGGGCTACGCCGCCGCCAGCGCGACGCTCGGCGCCGGCGCGGCGCTGCCCGCAGGAACGGCGCGCGTCGAGGGTGGCGCCTGGGGCGCCGGGAGCGGGGGATCGGAGCAGTCCGACGCTGCGCGCGCGGTCGAAATCACGACGATGTTCGAGGAGACCGTCCTCAGTGTGCGTCACCTCGACAACCCGGCGGGTGGCCACGCCACGGCCTCGACCTACGCGGTGATCACCGGCGGGGCGCTCTTGGTCCTCGCCGCCCTCGCGGTGGCGGTCGCCGGGTATGGGGGCCTCGGCGCGCTCCTGCTACCGCTGGGGGTCGCCGTCGGCCTCTACGGCGCGATCCGGCTGGAGGACGATCGGCGCTCGCCCGACTTCACCCTCGGCTCGGTGCCCGGCGCCGACGTCAACCTCGTCGACGCCGCGGTCCCCGCCGAGCGCTTCCCCCTCGTTCGCGCGGATGGCCGCGACTACGCGCTGCTCTTCACCGCGCAGATGGGTGGCGACGTGACCATCGGGGGCGAGCGCCTCGAGCTCAACCGCCTCGCCGGCGGCGCCAAGGTACGCCCCGTTCCGGAGTTCGGCGCCACCTTCGCCTATCCGATTCCTCCGCAGGCGCGGATCAAGGTCGACATCGGGGCGACGACCTTTCTGATCAACTCGGTCCAGCCTGCTCGTCGCCTGGCGAGCCCCTTCGGCCAGCAGCTCGACTGGCTGCCGACCTTCGGCGTTTCGGCGGCCGCGCATCTGCTGCTGCTCTTTCTGGTCTTCGCCGTACCGCCGGACGCCAAGGCGCTCTCGCTCGATCTCTTCGACGCCGACAACGAGCTGGTGAAGTACCTGATCAAGGCGCCCGAGCGTAAGGACGAGGACCTCCCCGAGTGGCTGAAGGCCAAGAAGGGGCCCCAGGACGCCGGCGGCAAGGGCCAGCGCCATAAGGGCGACGAAGGCAAGATGGGCAGTAAGACCTCGAAGAACCGCAGAGGTCTCTACGGTCTGAAGGGGCCGAAGGATAATCCCGATCCGCATCTGGCCCGTGAGCTGGCCGAGCACCAGGCGAAGACGGCGGGCGTCCTCGGCCTCCTGGGCTCCCCATCCGGCAGCCACCTGGCGTCGATCTTCGGCCGCGATACCGCGCTCGGCACCGACGCCGAGGACGTGATGGGCGGCCTGATCGGCGACCAGATCGGCGAGGCCTACGGCGCAGGCGGCCTCGGCCTCGTCGGCACGGGACGGGGCGGCGGTGGCACGGGTGAAGGCACCATCGGTCTCGGGGCGCTGGGAACGATCGGCAAGGGCGGCGGGGGCGGGGATGGTGCCGGTTATGGCACCGCCGCGGGGCGACTCGCCGGGCGCACGGCGTCGGTGCCGATCGTCCAGGCCGGTCAGGCGGAGGTCCGCGGCGCGCTCGACAAGGAGATCATCCGTCGCGTCATTCGCGCGCATATCAACGAGGTCAAGTTCTGCTACAGCCAGGCCCTGCAGACCGACGAGGACCTCGGCGGCCGCGTCGTGATCGAGTTCACGATCGCCGCCAACGGCACGGTCGTGGCGTCCAGGGTGCAGACCTCGACCCTTGGCAATGCTCGCGTCGATCAGTGTATCGCTGACGCCGTGCGCCGCTGGCCCTTCCCCAAGCCCAAGGGCGGCGGGATCGTCATCGTCTCCTATCCCTTCGTGTTGCAGGCGGCTGGCGGTTAG
- a CDS encoding tetratricopeptide repeat protein, which produces MSSHDQRRRSARSATCPRGLVLLALLAASACGRLSCSPQRHRAIAHVNAGVRAFAEGQLGAAQRELEQAVEQDSTLAVALANLAKVYQQLGRWELAQARLAQLVALEPGNARAFYELGKALQKLQRLEEAQAAYQRALSLSPNLYVAHYESGTLHEALGQPKEADAAYRRAIQINAHFDKPFVKLGRLYLKHDYAELAMQVLQAGAAVNEASAEIHDFLGLAYQQLKHFDRAIESFRRALELEPDRHVALFNLGMAYAEADRRALAERTLTRFTELAGSSRTIGPEYRKAASEKIIELHEAQLGAPQPPAKLQ; this is translated from the coding sequence GTGAGCAGTCATGATCAACGACGGCGATCGGCACGATCGGCAACCTGCCCGCGTGGCCTCGTACTGCTGGCGCTCTTGGCCGCCAGCGCCTGCGGACGGCTGAGCTGTAGCCCTCAGCGACATCGCGCCATCGCCCACGTCAACGCGGGGGTTCGCGCCTTCGCTGAGGGACAGCTCGGCGCGGCCCAGCGTGAGCTCGAGCAGGCCGTCGAGCAGGATTCCACCCTGGCCGTCGCGCTGGCGAATCTGGCCAAGGTCTACCAGCAACTCGGTCGCTGGGAGCTAGCCCAAGCGCGGCTGGCGCAGTTGGTTGCGCTCGAGCCGGGCAACGCGCGAGCGTTCTACGAGTTGGGCAAGGCGCTGCAGAAGCTGCAACGCCTCGAGGAGGCCCAGGCGGCCTATCAGCGCGCGCTGAGCCTGAGCCCGAACCTCTACGTGGCGCACTACGAGAGCGGGACGCTGCACGAGGCGCTCGGCCAGCCCAAGGAGGCCGATGCAGCCTACCGACGGGCGATCCAGATCAACGCGCATTTCGACAAGCCCTTCGTCAAGCTGGGTCGACTCTACCTCAAGCATGACTACGCCGAGTTGGCGATGCAGGTGTTACAAGCCGGCGCAGCCGTCAACGAGGCGAGCGCAGAGATCCACGACTTCCTCGGCCTGGCCTACCAGCAGCTCAAGCACTTCGATCGGGCGATCGAGAGCTTTCGCCGGGCGCTCGAGCTCGAGCCGGATCGCCATGTGGCGCTCTTCAACCTCGGGATGGCCTATGCGGAGGCCGATCGCCGGGCCCTGGCCGAGCGGACGCTCACGCGCTTCACCGAGCTCGCCGGCAGCAGTCGCACGATCGGCCCCGAATACCGGAAGGCGGCGAGCGAGAAGATCATCGAGCTTCACGAGGCGCAGCTCGGGGCGCCCCAGCCGCCGGCCAAGCTGCAGTAG